Proteins encoded by one window of Salvia splendens isolate huo1 chromosome 7, SspV2, whole genome shotgun sequence:
- the LOC121740939 gene encoding small nuclear ribonucleoprotein SmD1a-like has protein sequence MKLVRFLMKLNNETVSIELKNGTVVHGTIIGVDISMNTHLKTVKLTLKGKNPVTMDHLSVRGNNIRYYILPDSLNLETLLVEETPRVKPKKPTAGRAVGHGRGRGRGRGRGRGR, from the coding sequence ATGAAGCTCGTCAGGTTTTTGATGAAATTGAACAATGAGACCGTGTCGATTGAGCTAAAAAATGGCACCGTTGTTCACGGCACAATCATTGGTGTTGATATCAGTATGAATACTCACTTAAAGACAGTAAAGCTTACTTTGAAGGGAAAGAATCCTGTGACTATGGATCACCTGAGTGTTAGGGGTAATAATATTCGCTATTACATCCTTCCCGATAGCTTGAATCTCGAGACGTTGCTTGTGGAAGAGACACCTCGGGTCAAGCCCAAGAAGCCTACTGCAGGAAGAGCTGTTGGACATGGCAGAGGCCGTGGCCGTGGCCGCGGGCGTGGCAGAGGCCGCTAA